The following proteins are encoded in a genomic region of Streptomyces sp. NBC_01723:
- a CDS encoding AMP-binding protein, which translates to MTTATELFRSARDFLLEHREDYTAAYEGFTWPRPRDFNWALDWFDVIADGNERTALHIVEEDGSEVRVSFAEMSARSDRVANRLREWGVRAEDRILVMLGNQTELWETALAAMKLRAVVIPATPLLGPADLRDRVDRGKVRHVIVRAGDAGKFDDVPGDYTRVAVGGTAPGWLPYADVYTADAGFTPDGPTAADDPLMLYFTSGTTARPKLVEHTHVSYPVGHLATMYWIGLLPGDVHLNISSPGWAKHAWSNLFAPWNAEATVFLYNYTRFDAARLMAEMDRAGVTTFCAPPTVWRMLIQADLTQLAHRPREVVAAGEPLNPEVIEQVREAWGVTVRDGFGQTETAVQVSNSPGQVLKTGSMGRPSPGYRVELLDPVTGAPGADEGEIALDLSAHPVGLMTGYHGDPDRTAEAMAGGYYRTGDIGSRDADGYLTYVGRSDDVFKASDYKISPFELESALLEHEAVAEAAVVPAPDALRLAVPKAYVVLAAGWEPGPDTAKVLFEHSREVLAPYKRLRRLEFGELPKTVSGKIRRIELREATAAGSANEYREEDFR; encoded by the coding sequence ATGACGACGGCCACGGAGCTGTTCCGCAGCGCGCGGGACTTCCTGCTGGAGCACCGCGAGGACTACACCGCCGCCTACGAGGGCTTCACCTGGCCCCGCCCCCGGGACTTCAACTGGGCGCTGGACTGGTTCGACGTCATCGCCGACGGCAACGAGCGCACCGCGCTGCACATCGTCGAGGAGGACGGCTCGGAGGTCCGGGTCTCCTTCGCCGAGATGTCCGCCCGCTCCGACCGGGTCGCCAACCGGCTGCGGGAGTGGGGCGTGCGGGCCGAGGACCGCATCCTCGTCATGCTCGGCAACCAGACCGAACTCTGGGAGACCGCGCTCGCCGCGATGAAGCTCCGCGCCGTCGTCATCCCGGCCACCCCGCTGCTCGGCCCCGCCGACCTGCGCGACCGCGTCGACCGCGGCAAGGTGCGGCACGTGATCGTCCGCGCCGGGGACGCCGGCAAGTTCGACGACGTGCCCGGCGACTACACGCGCGTCGCCGTCGGCGGCACGGCACCCGGCTGGCTGCCCTACGCGGACGTGTACACCGCCGACGCCGGCTTCACCCCGGACGGCCCCACCGCCGCCGACGACCCGCTGATGCTGTACTTCACCTCGGGCACCACCGCCCGCCCCAAGCTGGTCGAGCACACCCACGTGTCCTACCCGGTCGGCCACCTGGCGACCATGTACTGGATCGGTCTGCTCCCCGGCGACGTGCACCTGAACATCTCCTCGCCCGGCTGGGCCAAGCACGCCTGGTCGAACCTGTTCGCGCCGTGGAACGCCGAGGCGACCGTCTTCCTGTACAACTACACCCGGTTCGACGCGGCCCGTCTGATGGCCGAGATGGACCGGGCCGGGGTGACCACCTTCTGCGCCCCGCCGACCGTGTGGCGCATGCTCATCCAGGCCGACCTCACCCAGCTCGCTCACCGCCCGCGCGAGGTCGTCGCCGCCGGTGAGCCGCTCAACCCCGAGGTGATCGAACAGGTCCGCGAGGCCTGGGGCGTGACCGTCCGGGACGGCTTCGGCCAGACCGAGACCGCCGTCCAGGTCTCCAACAGCCCCGGACAGGTGCTGAAGACCGGCTCGATGGGCCGCCCCAGCCCCGGCTACCGCGTCGAACTCCTGGACCCGGTCACCGGTGCCCCCGGCGCCGACGAGGGCGAGATCGCCCTGGACCTGTCCGCGCACCCCGTCGGCCTGATGACCGGCTACCACGGCGACCCCGACCGCACGGCGGAGGCGATGGCCGGCGGCTACTACCGCACCGGCGACATCGGCTCCCGGGACGCCGACGGCTACCTGACCTACGTCGGCCGCAGCGACGACGTCTTCAAGGCGTCCGACTACAAGATCTCCCCGTTCGAGCTGGAGAGCGCCCTGCTGGAGCACGAGGCGGTCGCCGAGGCGGCGGTCGTGCCGGCCCCGGACGCGCTGCGCCTCGCCGTGCCGAAGGCGTACGTCGTGCTGGCGGCGGGCTGGGAGCCGGGACCGGACACCGCGAAGGTGCTGTTCGAGCACTCCCGCGAAGTCCTCGCCCCCTACAAGCGCCTGCGCCGCCTGGAGTTCGGCGAGCTGCCCAAGACCGTATCCGGCAAGATCCGCCGCATCGAGCTGCGCGAGGCCACCGCGGCCGGTTCCGCGAACGAGTACCGCGAGGAGGACTTCCGGTGA
- the lbuL gene encoding linear/branched/unsaturated fatty acid:CoA ligase LbuL codes for MTPPPSYAHGTSTTPLLGDTIGANLDRAVAAHPDREALVDVPSGRRWTYAEFGAAVDEVARGLLAKGVTQGDRVGIWAVNCPEWVLVQYATARIGAVMVNVNPAYRAHELEYVLQQSGITVLVASLAHKGSDYRAIVEQVRGRCPALRETVYIGDPSWDALREGAARVPQDRPAAIAAGLSCDDPVNIQYTSGTTGFPKGATLSHHNILNNGYWVGRTVGYTERDRVCLPVPFYHCFGMVMGNLGATSHGACIVIPGPSFEPAATLEAVQRERCTSLYGVPTMFIAELNLPDFASYDLTSLRTGIMAGSPCPVEVMKRVVAEMHMEEVSICYGMTETSPVSLQTRMDDDLEHRTGTVGRVLPHIEVKVVDPVTGVTVPRGDAGELRTRGYSVMLGYWDEPEKTAEAIDAGRWMHTGDLAVMREDGYVEIVGRIKDMIIRGGENIYPREVEEFLYAHPKIADVQVVGVPHEHYGEEVLACVVPRDAADPLTLEELRAYCDGQLAHYKVPSRLQLLDAFPMTVSGKVRKVELRERYAKPA; via the coding sequence GTGACCCCACCCCCGTCGTACGCCCACGGCACCAGCACCACCCCCCTGCTCGGCGACACCATCGGCGCCAACCTCGACCGGGCGGTCGCCGCCCACCCGGACCGCGAGGCCCTGGTCGACGTACCGTCCGGACGCCGCTGGACCTACGCCGAGTTCGGCGCCGCCGTCGACGAGGTGGCGCGCGGACTGCTGGCGAAGGGCGTCACCCAGGGCGACCGGGTCGGCATCTGGGCGGTCAACTGCCCGGAGTGGGTCCTCGTCCAGTACGCCACCGCCCGCATCGGCGCCGTCATGGTGAACGTCAACCCGGCCTACCGGGCACACGAGCTGGAGTACGTCCTCCAGCAGTCGGGCATCACCGTCCTCGTCGCCTCCCTCGCCCACAAGGGCAGCGACTACCGGGCGATCGTGGAGCAGGTCCGCGGCCGGTGCCCCGCGCTGCGCGAGACCGTCTACATCGGCGACCCCTCCTGGGACGCGCTGCGCGAGGGCGCCGCGCGGGTGCCGCAGGACCGCCCGGCCGCGATCGCCGCGGGGCTGAGCTGCGACGACCCGGTCAACATCCAGTACACCTCCGGCACCACCGGCTTCCCCAAGGGCGCCACCCTCTCCCACCACAACATCCTCAACAACGGCTACTGGGTGGGCCGCACGGTCGGCTACACGGAGCGGGACCGGGTCTGTCTGCCGGTGCCCTTCTACCACTGCTTCGGCATGGTGATGGGCAACCTGGGCGCCACCTCGCACGGCGCGTGCATCGTCATCCCCGGCCCGTCCTTCGAGCCGGCCGCCACGCTGGAGGCGGTCCAGCGGGAACGGTGCACGTCCCTGTACGGCGTCCCCACGATGTTCATCGCGGAGCTGAACCTCCCCGACTTCGCCTCGTACGACCTGACCTCCCTGCGCACCGGCATCATGGCGGGCTCGCCCTGCCCGGTGGAGGTGATGAAGCGGGTGGTCGCCGAGATGCACATGGAGGAGGTCTCCATCTGCTACGGCATGACCGAGACCTCCCCGGTCTCCCTCCAGACCCGCATGGACGACGACCTCGAACACCGCACCGGCACCGTCGGCCGGGTCCTGCCGCACATCGAGGTCAAGGTCGTCGACCCGGTGACCGGGGTGACCGTGCCGCGCGGCGACGCCGGTGAACTGCGCACCCGCGGCTACAGCGTGATGCTCGGCTACTGGGACGAGCCCGAGAAGACCGCCGAGGCGATCGACGCGGGCCGCTGGATGCACACCGGGGACCTCGCGGTGATGCGCGAGGACGGGTACGTGGAGATCGTCGGCCGCATCAAGGACATGATCATCCGGGGTGGCGAGAACATCTACCCGCGCGAGGTCGAGGAGTTCCTCTACGCCCACCCGAAGATCGCGGACGTCCAGGTGGTCGGCGTACCGCACGAGCACTACGGCGAGGAGGTCCTCGCCTGCGTCGTCCCGCGCGACGCCGCCGACCCGCTCACCCTGGAGGAACTGCGGGCGTACTGCGACGGGCAGCTGGCCCACTACAAGGTGCCCAGCCGCCTCCAGCTCCTCGACGCCTTCCCCATGACCGTGTCGGGGAAGGTACGCAAGGTGGAGCTGCGGGAGCGGTACGCGAAGCCCGCCTGA
- a CDS encoding DNA/RNA non-specific endonuclease gives MRPSSRIPRSRRVLLSLLAVVTLGATTAMAPAQETPGAAPQASRQADRANPADVSAPTKTRPVEVTPGERCEPTAAGSRERRAGAVQACVSTTTAPVKAAARQSLAAQPQASADADSATCTITSPGTWKFNRFGYCVNGLTVLYVLKDSNGQQIGTGTLSVTTSALLPAEGTSWEEHVTVTMTGATGAVTTLEARFRSACSAGCKATKTAPWYKGTLVKGDSRTGRVAYSSTPAAGTAVEFTTSYELFVSYPGAQIIDPSASWSNPEQIRCDDDVRDTASAGTPGPGCVVPSIMPVVNIDATAGAAAVGYQWAQQNAGGWGRDKPLTRAKNGIADRTGRTCGGSKPFQAMPDVVANDSCGMFPFAATHEGGTDGALCAEIVLKDTGGGWAVQQLGDADPGKSCVRAHVPAADRQSAENQLSNGFVSQRVVEAERFKVEITGSTDQPQGACLRTLPNGSLRAGDGWIRNTTEAVPQVNKTTTPNGPGTRAAVAQACLGKNLDGGSDASGDITGWQDAQLYRDTHSPNTGLARCHLIPNILGGKGQVMDGGQDNLVPCWQYGMNTGTPSMRSFEQAAQKLVKEDPNFKATDALFYQVTPDYKDATSTIPVGVTMTATVQRADGTSQPLFPEVYITNTKGNTGTLNLGN, from the coding sequence ATGAGACCCTCGTCTCGAATACCGCGCTCCCGGCGCGTCCTCCTCTCCCTGCTGGCCGTCGTGACCCTGGGGGCCACCACGGCGATGGCCCCGGCGCAGGAGACGCCCGGGGCAGCGCCGCAGGCGTCCCGCCAGGCCGACCGGGCCAACCCGGCCGACGTGTCCGCGCCCACGAAGACCAGGCCGGTCGAGGTGACCCCCGGGGAGCGCTGCGAGCCCACCGCCGCCGGCTCCCGCGAACGCCGGGCGGGCGCCGTGCAGGCCTGCGTCAGCACGACCACCGCACCGGTGAAGGCCGCCGCGCGGCAGAGCCTCGCCGCACAGCCTCAGGCGTCGGCCGACGCCGACTCGGCCACTTGCACGATCACGTCCCCCGGGACGTGGAAGTTCAACCGCTTCGGCTACTGCGTCAACGGCCTCACCGTGCTGTACGTGCTCAAGGACAGCAACGGGCAGCAGATCGGCACCGGCACGCTGAGCGTGACGACCAGCGCCCTCCTGCCCGCCGAGGGCACGTCGTGGGAAGAGCACGTGACCGTGACCATGACCGGCGCGACCGGGGCCGTCACGACCCTGGAGGCGAGGTTCAGGTCCGCCTGCTCGGCCGGCTGCAAGGCCACCAAGACGGCCCCCTGGTACAAGGGCACCCTGGTCAAGGGAGACTCCCGCACCGGCCGGGTGGCCTACTCCTCCACCCCGGCCGCCGGTACCGCGGTCGAGTTCACGACGTCGTACGAGCTGTTCGTGTCCTATCCCGGCGCCCAGATCATCGACCCGAGCGCGTCCTGGAGCAACCCGGAGCAGATCCGCTGCGACGACGACGTCCGGGACACCGCCTCCGCCGGCACGCCCGGCCCCGGCTGCGTGGTGCCGAGCATCATGCCGGTGGTCAACATCGACGCCACCGCGGGCGCCGCGGCGGTCGGATACCAGTGGGCCCAGCAGAACGCGGGCGGCTGGGGGCGCGACAAGCCGCTGACCCGTGCGAAGAACGGCATCGCCGACCGCACCGGTCGCACCTGCGGGGGGTCGAAGCCCTTCCAGGCCATGCCGGACGTCGTCGCGAACGACAGCTGCGGCATGTTCCCCTTCGCGGCCACCCATGAAGGCGGAACCGACGGCGCCCTGTGTGCCGAGATCGTCCTCAAGGACACCGGCGGGGGCTGGGCCGTCCAGCAACTGGGGGACGCCGACCCCGGCAAGTCCTGCGTGCGCGCCCATGTCCCCGCCGCGGACCGGCAGTCCGCCGAGAACCAGCTCTCCAACGGCTTCGTGAGCCAGCGGGTCGTGGAGGCCGAGCGGTTCAAGGTGGAGATCACCGGCTCGACCGACCAGCCGCAGGGAGCCTGCCTGCGGACGCTGCCGAACGGATCGCTGCGGGCCGGTGACGGCTGGATCAGGAACACCACCGAAGCGGTCCCCCAGGTGAACAAGACCACCACCCCGAACGGGCCCGGTACCCGCGCGGCCGTGGCGCAGGCCTGCCTGGGCAAGAACCTCGACGGGGGCAGCGACGCGTCCGGCGACATCACCGGATGGCAGGACGCGCAGCTGTACCGCGACACCCACTCGCCGAACACCGGGCTCGCACGGTGCCACCTGATCCCCAACATCCTCGGCGGCAAGGGCCAGGTGATGGACGGCGGACAGGACAACCTCGTGCCCTGCTGGCAGTACGGCATGAACACCGGCACACCCAGCATGCGGTCCTTCGAGCAGGCGGCTCAGAAGCTGGTGAAGGAGGACCCCAACTTCAAGGCGACGGACGCGCTCTTCTACCAGGTGACGCCCGACTACAAGGACGCCACGAGCACGATCCCCGTGGGGGTCACGATGACCGCTACAGTGCAGCGGGCGGACGGAACGTCCCAGCCGCTGTTCCCCGAGGTCTACATCACGAACACCAAGGGCAACACCGGGACGCTGAACCTCGGGAACTGA